Proteins from one Niallia circulans genomic window:
- the lspA gene encoding signal peptidase II produces MLKETRELEETLVFYYIIALIIIALDQWTKWLVATKMELGDSITVIENFFYITSHRNSGAAWGILEGQMAFFYIITTVVIVGIIYFIQKGAKGKLLYGVSLGLILGGAIGNFIDRIRHQYVVDFVNTYIFNYDFPIFNIADSSLVIGVILLIIVMLMEEKAAKKEKENGKKGTYHSE; encoded by the coding sequence ATGCTAAAGGAGACTCGAGAATTGGAGGAAACTTTAGTGTTTTATTACATAATTGCACTTATAATCATTGCCTTGGATCAATGGACAAAATGGCTTGTTGCAACAAAGATGGAGCTCGGAGACAGCATAACGGTAATCGAGAATTTCTTTTATATAACATCCCATCGTAACAGTGGAGCTGCTTGGGGTATTTTAGAAGGCCAAATGGCATTCTTCTATATTATTACAACTGTTGTTATTGTCGGCATCATTTATTTCATCCAGAAAGGTGCAAAAGGCAAGCTGTTGTATGGAGTTTCCTTAGGATTAATCCTCGGAGGAGCAATTGGTAATTTTATCGATCGCATCAGACATCAGTATGTAGTGGACTTCGTTAATACGTATATCTTCAATTATGATTTTCCTATATTTAATATTGCAGATTCATCTTTAGTAATTGGTGTTATATTGCTTATCATTGTGATGCTAATGGAGGAAAAAGCAGCAAAGAAGGAGAAAGAAAATGGAAAAAAAGGAACATATCATTCAGAGTGA
- the ileS gene encoding isoleucine--tRNA ligase, translating to MEYKETLLMPKTAFPMRGNLPNREPDIQSKWNEMNIYEKVQERTSGRPLFVLHDGPPYANGDIHIGHALNKILKDFIVRFKSMTGFQAPYVPGWDTHGLPIEQALTNKGVKRKEMTIAEFRKLCEEYALGQIDSQREQFRRLGVRADWENPYITLNPAYEAQQIKVFGEMAKKGYIYKGKKPVYWSPTSESALAEAEIEYQDKQSPSIYVGFKVKDGKDVLAEDVQIVIWTTTPWTIPANLGISVHPDLTYVVVKEKGNKYLVAKDLLEAVKTEVEWEEATVIQEVQGSELEYIKALHPLYNRESLVMLGEHVTTDAGTGCVHTAPGHGEDDFIVGQKYNLDVLCPVDDKGVMTDEAPGFEGLFYDKANKPITEALQEAGALLKLKFITHSYPHDWRTKKPVIFRATAQWFASIKDFRQDLLDAVKETKWVPAWGETRLYNMVRDRGDWCISRQRAWGVPIPVFYAENGDSIITDATIEHISNLFREHGSNIWFERSANELLPEGFEHPGSPNGNFTKETDIMDVWFDSGSSHQSVLEERDDLQRPADLYLEGSDQYRGWFNSSLSTAVAVTGKAPYKGVLSHGFVLDGEGRKMSKSLGNVMVPAKVMNTLGADILRLWVASVDFQADVRVSDAILKQVTEGYRKIRNTFRFLLGNLADFNPAENAVSYENLREVDQYMLVKLNNLIKTVTESYDKYEFSTIYSDINNFCTIDLSSFYLDFSKDVLYIEAADNQERRSIQTVLYESLISLVKLMAPILPHTADEVWEHITSAKEDSVQLTDFPEYVEYENSAALTEKWSKFMVLRDDVLKALEEARNQKVIGKSLAAKVSLYVHEDGKNLLDSIQESLKQLFIVSGFEVAGSYDEAPADAVKLENAAILVAKADGETCERCWTVTTDVGAKEEHPTLCARCASVVAENY from the coding sequence ATGGAATATAAAGAAACACTGCTCATGCCAAAAACGGCATTTCCAATGAGAGGAAACTTGCCAAATCGTGAGCCTGACATTCAATCAAAATGGAATGAAATGAATATTTATGAAAAAGTACAAGAACGCACAAGCGGGCGTCCCCTGTTTGTTTTGCATGATGGACCACCATATGCAAACGGTGATATCCATATCGGGCATGCATTGAATAAAATCCTTAAGGACTTTATCGTGCGCTTTAAGTCTATGACTGGGTTCCAAGCACCATATGTTCCTGGTTGGGATACACATGGATTGCCAATTGAGCAAGCATTAACAAACAAAGGTGTTAAACGTAAAGAAATGACAATCGCTGAGTTCCGTAAGCTTTGTGAAGAATATGCGCTTGGTCAAATTGACAGCCAAAGAGAACAATTCAGACGTCTGGGTGTTCGTGCTGATTGGGAAAACCCGTATATCACACTTAATCCTGCTTATGAAGCACAACAAATTAAAGTATTCGGGGAAATGGCGAAAAAAGGCTATATTTACAAAGGGAAAAAGCCGGTATACTGGTCTCCAACAAGTGAATCTGCTTTAGCAGAGGCGGAAATTGAATATCAAGACAAGCAATCACCATCAATTTATGTTGGCTTCAAAGTAAAGGATGGCAAAGATGTGCTTGCAGAAGATGTACAAATTGTTATTTGGACAACAACACCATGGACAATTCCTGCTAACTTAGGTATCTCGGTTCATCCTGACTTAACGTATGTTGTAGTTAAAGAAAAAGGCAATAAATATTTAGTAGCTAAAGACTTGCTTGAAGCTGTGAAAACAGAAGTAGAGTGGGAAGAAGCAACTGTTATTCAAGAGGTACAAGGTTCTGAATTAGAATACATTAAAGCACTTCACCCGTTATACAACCGTGAATCTTTAGTAATGCTTGGTGAGCATGTTACAACAGATGCTGGTACTGGCTGTGTTCATACTGCACCTGGTCATGGTGAGGATGACTTTATTGTTGGTCAAAAGTATAACCTTGACGTTCTTTGCCCAGTTGATGACAAAGGTGTTATGACAGACGAGGCTCCAGGATTTGAAGGTTTATTCTATGATAAAGCAAACAAACCAATCACAGAAGCATTACAAGAAGCGGGAGCTTTATTGAAGTTGAAATTCATTACACACTCATACCCACATGACTGGAGAACGAAAAAACCAGTTATCTTCCGTGCAACAGCGCAATGGTTTGCATCTATTAAAGATTTCAGACAAGATTTACTTGATGCTGTTAAGGAAACAAAATGGGTTCCTGCATGGGGCGAAACAAGATTGTACAATATGGTTCGTGACCGCGGTGACTGGTGTATTTCCAGACAGCGTGCATGGGGTGTTCCAATTCCTGTGTTTTATGCGGAAAACGGCGACAGCATTATTACAGATGCAACAATCGAACATATCTCTAATTTGTTCAGGGAACATGGTTCAAACATCTGGTTTGAAAGAAGTGCAAATGAACTACTACCAGAAGGTTTTGAACATCCTGGAAGCCCTAACGGCAACTTTACGAAAGAAACAGATATTATGGATGTATGGTTTGATTCTGGTTCTTCCCATCAGTCTGTTTTAGAGGAAAGAGATGATTTACAAAGACCAGCAGACCTTTATCTTGAAGGATCTGACCAATATCGCGGCTGGTTTAACTCTTCCTTGTCCACAGCAGTTGCTGTAACAGGAAAAGCACCATATAAAGGCGTGCTTAGCCACGGGTTTGTTCTTGATGGTGAAGGCAGAAAAATGAGTAAATCCCTTGGTAATGTTATGGTTCCAGCGAAAGTAATGAATACACTTGGTGCAGACATCCTGCGTTTATGGGTAGCTTCTGTTGATTTCCAAGCAGACGTGCGTGTATCTGATGCCATCCTGAAGCAAGTAACAGAAGGATACCGTAAGATCAGAAACACTTTCCGTTTCCTTCTTGGAAACCTTGCCGATTTCAATCCAGCAGAGAATGCAGTTTCTTATGAAAACTTGCGCGAAGTTGACCAATATATGCTTGTTAAATTGAATAACCTTATTAAAACTGTGACAGAATCCTATGATAAGTATGAGTTTTCTACTATTTATTCTGATATCAATAATTTCTGTACAATTGATTTAAGCTCCTTCTATCTTGATTTCTCAAAAGATGTTCTTTATATTGAAGCAGCTGATAATCAAGAAAGAAGATCAATTCAAACAGTATTGTATGAAAGCTTAATTTCATTAGTGAAATTGATGGCACCGATCCTTCCGCATACTGCTGACGAGGTTTGGGAGCATATAACTTCTGCTAAGGAAGATAGTGTTCAACTGACAGACTTCCCAGAATATGTGGAATATGAAAACAGTGCAGCACTAACAGAAAAATGGAGCAAGTTTATGGTATTGCGTGATGATGTTCTTAAGGCATTGGAAGAGGCGCGTAACCAAAAGGTGATTGGTAAATCACTTGCGGCTAAAGTTTCCCTTTATGTACATGAAGACGGTAAAAACTTACTTGACTCTATTCAAGAAAGCTTAAAGCAATTGTTTATCGTTTCAGGCTTTGAAGTAGCTGGCAGCTATGACGAAGCGCCAGCGGATGCTGTGAAATTAGAGAATGCAGCAATTCTCGTGGCAAAAGCAGATGGTGAAACATGTGAAAGATGCTGGACAGTAACAACAGATGTTGGTGCTAAAGAAGAACATCCAACATTATGTGCTCGTTGCGCTAGTGTAGTAGCAGAAAATTATTAA